In one Lolium rigidum isolate FL_2022 chromosome 3, APGP_CSIRO_Lrig_0.1, whole genome shotgun sequence genomic region, the following are encoded:
- the LOC124694311 gene encoding uncharacterized protein LOC124694311, which yields MGQDSGLKRQSHSRLRPVPEIPYTPSRINGENGSQDRRHTQLKCSDGSLGEARLGHIPNFHCKSLPTRRRLTNAEEEIAVAKRGSMYQSSSEIGRIRRIQQDRRKIDSAPPRGDEFLSFDIVDSSSQPSTSGGAYLFSHQSRRSEAAKSSVETRSARRVSKDFLDLSFRELPGEDFKLDRPRMDCTLLRNDDACNDGFLEISLEEEPTQVPCRNAAPHLLDVESGRDVEADCRQKSGVCSGDSDHGDRERVPVIDTPKPVSAKTSAADGTSPSVCVQHATENIGKARSSPFKKMLNPIMKSKSVRSPSVAEKEYSSSTAVPVSRKIGAPRKSLLSDFSRTERSQASCCQPNGESQLTAAALSPAHLRAVLKFDSKNGIPFYEFCVEGPEESISARSWESGSELNRIYTFHSGGKRGSTAGRSSKDERRCSPPTVGQMHVSSYLCSEVAKDGTLNNSVNTEFVLYDIAHARRSFAAEEKTQCTETTQPKTCGVVDKSFCGDYPHQINLIDHQHNARNNSEVSTSRPWSEEDLYPHLEIAATVIQIPFNKAKSKELDNGSSTGTIKVVTPSGLHGLSNDNDASPSPLLDRWRYGGGCDCGGWDMACPLVVFENAYDDNWVDSATKESKHPMELLVQGSKEELPALSMKANGKGQLLVDFHARLSALQAFSVCISLLHCSEASTAIIIEKGKHKLYSSSLKMLLEGEVMHLIEAVTAEEKKKQKTMREKAPPSVALDPRHPPFSPLGRV from the exons ATGGGGCAGGATTCCGGCTTGAAGCGTCAGTCTCATTCCAGACTGAGACCAGTTCCTGAAATTCCCTACACGCCTAGCCGCATTAATGGAGAAAATGGTAGCCAGGACAGAAGACACACTCAGCTGAAATGCTCAGATGGCAGCTTGGGAGAGGCTCGCCTGGGCCACATCCCGAATTTCCACTGCAAGAGCCTGCCGACAAGACGCCGCCTCACGAATGCAGAGGAGGAGATTGCTGTGGCGAAGCGCGGCTCCATGTACCAGAGCTCCAGCGAGATCGGCAGGATAAGGAGGATCCAGCAAGACAGGAGGAAGATAGACTCTGCGCCGCCTAGAGGGGATGAGTTCCTGTCCTTTGACATCGTCGACTCGTCCTCCCAGCCGAGCACGAGCGGGGGAGCGTACCTGTTTTCACACCAGAGTCGGCGGTCCGAGGCTGCCAAGTCTTCTGTGGAGACCCGTAGTGCTCGTCGAGTGTCCAAGGACTTCCTAGATTTATCCTTCCGTGAGCTTCCGGGTGAGGATTTCAAGCTTGACCGGCCACGGATGGACTGCACCCTGTTGAGGAATGATGATGCGTGTAATGATGGTTTCTTGGAgatatctcttgaggaagagcccACACAAGTCCCCTGCAGAAATGCAGCTCCTCATTTGCTAGATGTAGAGTCCGGTAGAGATGTCGAAGCAGATTGTCGGCAGAAGTCTGGCGTATGTTCTGGCGACAGTGACCACGGTGACAGGGAGAGGGTTCCAGTAATTGATACTCCTAAGCCTGTATCAGCAAAGACAAGCGCTGCTGATGGTACCAGTCCATCGGTATGTGTCCAACATGCCACGGAGAACATCGGTAAAGCTCGATCAAGTCCTTTCAAGAAGATGCTGAACCCTATCATGAAGTCCAAGTCTGTTAGAAGCCCATCTGTTGCTGAAAAGGAGTACTCCAGCTCTACCGCCGTGCCGGTCAGCAGGAAAATTGGTGCACCCCGCAAGTCGTTGCTGAGTGATTTCTCGAGGACCGAACGGAGCCAAGCATCTTGTTGCCAGCCAAATGGAGAAAGCCAGCTTACTGCGGCTGCTTTGTCACCTGCTCATCTTCGAGCAGTTCTTAAATTTGATTCCAAGAATGGTATTCCCTTTTATGAATTTTGCGTCGAGGGCCCGGAAGAATCCATCTCTGCCAGGTCTTGGGAAAGTGGAAGTGAACTGAACAGAATCTACACTTTTCATAGTGGTGGTAAACGAGGAAGCACAGCTGGAAGGTCCTCGAAAGATGAACGCAGATGTTCACCTCCGACTGTAGGTCAGATGCATGTTTCATCCTATCTATGCTCTGAGGTTGCTAAAGATGGCACTCTGAATAATTCTGTCAACACCGAGTTTGTTTTGTATGATATTGCTCATGCAAGACGAAGTTTTGCTGCTGAGGAGAAGACTCAGTGTACAGAGACCACTCAACCAAAAACTTGCGGTGTCGTTGATAAATCATTCTGTGGTGACTATCCACATCAGATTAATCTGATTGACCACCAACACAATGCAAGAAATAATTCAGAGGTATCAACATCCCGCCCATGGTCTGAAGAGGATCTTTATCCTCATTTGGAGATTGCAGCAACTGTCATCCAGATTCCATTTAATAAAGCCAAGTCCAAAGAACTCGATAATGGTTCATCCACTGGTACTATCAAAGTGGTGACACCAAGTGGGCTGCATGGATTATCGAACGATAATGATGCCAGCCCGTCACCCTTGCTAGACAGATGGAGGTATGGTGGAGGCTGTGATTGTGGTGGATGGGACATGGCATGTCCACTAGTTGTTTTTGAGAATGCTTATGATGATAACTGGGTGGATTCTGCAACGAAGGAAAGCAAGCATCCTATGGAGCTCCTTGTTCAG GGTAGCAAAGAAGAGCTCCCTGCCCTTTCCATGAAAGCCAACGGGAAAGGACAGCTACTGGTGGATTTCCATGCGCGGCTATCAGCACTACAGGCGTTCTCAGTCTGCATCTCTCTGCTGCACTGTTCCGAGGCTTCGACAGCCATCATTATCGAGAAGGGCAAGCACAAGCTCTACTCGAGCTCACTTAAGATGCTCCTTGAGGGGGAGGTGATGCACCTGATTGAGGCTGTCACAGCAGAAGAGAAGAAGAAACAGAAGACGATGAGAGAAAAGGCGCCTCCGTCCGTCGCGTTGGACCCGCGGCACCCGCCCTTTTCTCCACTGGGAAGAGTATAG
- the LOC124701128 gene encoding UPF0187 protein At3g61320, chloroplastic-like, which produces MPAPPPPRPSPRRHHHHHPASANPTRHRLHIARCFPDQLPKPPSPSPNPLLSLLTAVPDWADAVSERRIQEQRPLYTHDQWREHRSSLRHLRHLLSSLSSRVILSLVPPVSAFTAFAAAVATYNTLAPDYALTASSLPYQLTAPALALLLVFRTEASYARFDEGRKAWMRVLAGAAELAGMVMHRGGDERGDEETGRGALLNYILAFPVALKCHITSNSDIRKDLQGLLSEDDLNVVLSSKHRPRCIIEFISQSLQMLDFEEHRRSVMESKLSYFLEGICVCEQIIGIPVPLSYTRLTSRFLVLWHLTLPIILWNECKWIVVPATFVSAASLFCIEEVGVLIEEPFPMLALDAQCKQLHDSMHDMMSVQDSVRKRLVAKTKARRRGRLPQNGWPSSKVEQVKVD; this is translated from the exons atgccggcgccgccgcccccgaggccctccccgcgccgccaccaccaccaccacccagctTCCGCCAACCCCACGCGCCACCGCCTCCACATCGCCCGCTGCTTCCCGGACCAGCTCCCCAAACCCCCATCCCCGTCCCCAAACCCGCTCCTCTCCCTCCTCACGGCCGTCCCGGACTGGGCGGACGCCGTCTCGGAGCGGCGCATCCAGGAGCAGCGCCCGCTCTACACGCACGACCAGTGGCGGGAGCACCGCAGCTCGCTGCGGCACCTGCGGCACCTCCTCTCCTCGCTCTCCTCCCGTGTCATCCTCTCCCTCGTGCCGCCCGTCTCCGCCTTcaccgccttcgccgccgccgtcgccacctaCAACACGCTCGCCCCGGACTACGCGCTCACCGCCTCCTCCCTCCCCTACCAGCTCACCGCCCCCGCgctcgcgctcctcctcgtcttccgcaCCGAGGCATCCTACGCGCGGTTTGATGAGGGGCGCAAGGCCTGGATGCGcgtcctcgccggagccgccgagCTTGCCGGGATGGTCATGCATCGTGGTGGAGACGAGCGTGGGGACGAGGAGACCGGGAGGGGCGCGCTCCTCAACTACATCCTCGCATTCCCCGTGGCGCTCAAG TGTCATATAACCAGCAACTCTGACATAAGAAAAGACCTTCAGGGCTTGCTCTCAGAGGATGACTTGAATGTCGTTCTAAGCTCAAAACATCGACCTCGTTGTATCATTGAGTTCATTTCGCAGAGTCTTCAGATGCTAGATTTTGAGGAACATAGGCGGAGCGTCATG GAGTCTAAACTGTCTTATTTTCTTGAAGGAATCTGTGTCTGCGAGCAGATCATTGGGATTCCTGTTCCTCTGTCGTACACTAGACTTACTTCAAGGTTTCTTGTTCTGTGGCATCTTACTCTTCCAATAATACTGTGGAATGAATGTAAATGGATAGTCGTTCCAGCTACTTTTGTCAGTGCCGCCTCTTTATTCTGCATTGAGGAA GTCGGTGTTCTTATCGAGGAGCCATTCCCCATGCTAGCCCTTGACGCGCAGTGCAAGCAGCTCCACGACAGCATGCATGACATGATGTCGGTGCAAGATTCGGTTCGCAAGCGACTGGTTGCCAAGACCAAGGCCCGCAGACGCGGTAGGCTTCCACAGAATGGCTGGCCTAGCTCCAAAGTTGAGCAAGTGAAGGTCGATTGA